In Paenibacillus kyungheensis, the following are encoded in one genomic region:
- a CDS encoding imm11 family protein translates to MCYILSPANVYPDRYWFKYNFNDSPDHLSFKKGTPQRDWAKTPKFHLQGDIDLNHLMHFDWFMSDGPDLVGPRLASVIRQYADKDVQLVDAEVTVNGEPLNGFQVLNILTVINCLDVEESVHVPLLPGIHGSPVHYISVAFQPDGLKGHGLVRSNEDISLIVASSEFVEACRVQNIAGIVFKENL, encoded by the coding sequence ATGTGCTATATCCTGTCACCAGCAAATGTGTATCCGGATCGTTACTGGTTTAAGTACAATTTCAATGATTCACCGGATCATTTGAGCTTCAAAAAAGGCACACCTCAACGAGATTGGGCGAAGACGCCAAAGTTCCATTTGCAAGGAGATATCGATCTTAATCATTTAATGCATTTTGATTGGTTTATGAGCGATGGACCCGATCTAGTGGGACCTAGACTTGCTAGCGTTATCCGACAATATGCTGACAAAGATGTACAATTGGTCGATGCAGAAGTCACTGTTAACGGTGAACCGCTTAACGGGTTTCAAGTACTTAATATCTTGACTGTTATCAATTGCTTGGATGTAGAAGAATCGGTTCATGTTCCTTTACTTCCAGGAATTCATGGAAGCCCTGTTCATTATATCTCGGTTGCTTTTCAACCGGATGGACTCAAAGGTCATGGACTGGTGCGTTCGAATGAAGATATCAGTCTGATTGTAGCATCTTCTGAATTTGTAGAAGCTTGTCGGGTACAAAACATAGCAGGTATTGTTTTTAAGGAAAATCTCTAA
- a CDS encoding helix-turn-helix domain-containing protein — MNTTWLNTLKFIMKCLHIEYQVPLYIVDQQGALIEEYPAQNFNPLYASKSEGLELLTQHIQGHYPLIHATNFVEQYLIVPLPAQPTVQANSNEPIDPASSHPLPTPESTSVDIEGALIAGPFFNAIVPEELIKGIIVDHQLSFRQQDEVWAFYKNVPLISKERIYNAAVMIYFMLYQKELDIAELIQHNLHIPAASIHRVHLDSIPHLSSSTLLSYHEEAEYTPPDRYHHNPEMERIFLQYIREGRKEDLIQWELGFPTEKLGVLSKKSLLRNEKNLGICSVTLVTRAAMDGGVNAEIAYTLSDFYIQAVEECENPAQVHMTTQRCNADFVDRVLEGQKQRYSHEVNLTRHYIFSHLYEPIHLQDLAKETKLNADYLSQLFKKEIGCSPVVYIQQQRIDEAKKLISLSHYSLAEISTLLQFHDQSYFTKIFKRYTGVTPKQYQKNRTGGERIGVGVF; from the coding sequence ATGAATACAACCTGGCTGAATACGCTTAAATTTATAATGAAATGCTTACATATTGAATATCAGGTTCCACTCTATATTGTGGATCAACAAGGTGCGCTAATTGAAGAATATCCTGCACAGAACTTTAATCCTTTATATGCTAGTAAAAGCGAAGGGCTTGAGCTATTGACTCAACATATTCAAGGACATTACCCACTGATTCATGCAACGAATTTTGTAGAGCAGTATCTGATCGTGCCTTTACCTGCTCAGCCTACGGTTCAAGCTAATAGTAATGAACCTATAGATCCTGCTTCATCTCATCCGTTGCCTACGCCAGAGAGTACTTCTGTCGATATCGAAGGTGCTCTAATAGCGGGGCCTTTTTTCAATGCGATTGTACCGGAAGAGTTAATTAAAGGAATTATTGTAGATCACCAATTGTCTTTTCGTCAGCAAGATGAAGTATGGGCATTTTACAAAAATGTGCCGCTGATCTCTAAAGAACGCATATATAATGCAGCCGTTATGATTTATTTTATGTTATATCAAAAAGAATTGGATATCGCCGAATTGATTCAACATAATTTGCATATTCCTGCTGCTTCTATCCATCGTGTTCATCTGGATTCGATTCCACATCTGTCTTCGTCTACCTTACTGTCTTATCACGAGGAAGCCGAATATACACCACCTGATCGTTATCACCATAATCCTGAGATGGAACGTATTTTTCTGCAATATATAAGAGAAGGTCGCAAAGAAGATTTAATTCAATGGGAATTGGGATTTCCGACAGAGAAATTGGGAGTACTTTCGAAAAAAAGCTTATTACGCAACGAAAAGAATCTAGGCATTTGCTCGGTGACGCTGGTCACACGTGCGGCGATGGATGGCGGAGTAAACGCCGAAATCGCTTATACATTAAGTGATTTTTATATTCAAGCGGTCGAAGAATGTGAAAATCCGGCGCAAGTGCATATGACTACCCAGCGATGCAATGCTGACTTTGTCGATCGAGTACTGGAAGGTCAGAAGCAACGATATTCCCATGAAGTCAATCTGACACGTCATTACATTTTCAGCCATCTGTACGAACCGATTCATCTACAAGATTTAGCGAAAGAAACCAAGCTGAATGCTGATTACCTATCACAGTTATTTAAAAAAGAAATAGGGTGTTCGCCTGTTGTCTATATTCAACAACAACGTATTGATGAAGCGAAAAAATTAATCAGTCTCTCGCATTATTCGTTAGCCGAAATTTCGACGTTGTTGCAGTTTCATGATCAGAGTTATTTTACGAAGATTTTCAAAAGGTACACTGGGGTTACACCGAAGCAGTATCAGAAAAATCGTACGGGTGGGGAGCGGATAGGTGTAGGGGTGTTTTAA
- a CDS encoding glucose-1-phosphate adenylyltransferase: protein MSKKEVVAMLLAGGQGKRLKGLTRFLAKPAVYFGGTYRIIDFPLSNCANSRIDTVGVLTQYEPMVLHAYIGVGNDWDMDRKNGGVFVLPPHEREEGSSWYQGTADAIYRNLNFVERFDPEHVLILSGDHIYKMDYGKMLDYHKEKDADCTISVVNVTLEEASRFGMLNTDDDLKIYEFDEKPEHPKSTLASMGIYLFKWDVLKSYLIQDETNPTSSYDFGKDIIPLLLDDAKTLYAYPFEGYWRDVGTIQSLWESNMDMLSEHPELDLNDPNWRIFTRSPNQPAQYIAPEAKVSDSIINEGCIVHGEINHSVLFFGVEVGEGSVITDSVIMPNVKIGKNVRIHRAIIDDGMILPDGKQIGVDREDESEILLITNESL from the coding sequence ATGAGTAAGAAAGAAGTAGTAGCTATGTTGCTTGCCGGAGGTCAAGGCAAAAGACTCAAAGGTTTAACAAGATTTCTGGCAAAGCCAGCCGTTTATTTTGGCGGTACTTATCGCATTATCGATTTTCCTCTTAGTAATTGCGCCAATTCACGTATTGATACAGTAGGTGTATTAACGCAATATGAACCCATGGTCCTTCATGCATACATAGGTGTTGGTAACGATTGGGATATGGATCGCAAAAATGGTGGAGTATTTGTATTGCCACCACATGAACGCGAAGAAGGCAGTAGCTGGTATCAAGGAACAGCGGATGCGATTTATCGCAATCTAAACTTCGTGGAAAGATTCGATCCTGAACATGTTCTTATTTTATCCGGTGACCATATTTACAAAATGGATTATGGCAAAATGCTGGATTACCATAAAGAAAAAGACGCAGATTGCACCATTTCTGTTGTCAATGTCACGCTGGAAGAAGCTAGCCGTTTCGGTATGCTGAATACAGATGATGATCTTAAAATTTACGAGTTCGATGAAAAGCCAGAACATCCAAAAAGTACACTTGCTTCTATGGGTATTTATTTGTTCAAATGGGATGTTCTAAAATCTTATCTGATTCAAGATGAGACGAACCCTACCTCTTCTTATGACTTTGGTAAAGATATTATTCCGTTATTGTTAGATGATGCCAAAACATTATACGCTTATCCATTTGAAGGATACTGGAGAGACGTTGGTACAATCCAAAGTCTATGGGAATCCAATATGGATATGTTATCTGAACATCCAGAATTGGATTTGAATGATCCGAACTGGCGTATCTTCACACGTAGCCCGAATCAGCCTGCTCAGTATATTGCGCCTGAAGCTAAAGTGAGTGATAGCATCATTAACGAAGGTTGTATTGTACATGGTGAAATTAATCATTCGGTTCTATTCTTCGGTGTAGAAGTAGGCGAAGGTAGTGTGATTACTGATTCCGTTATTATGCCTAATGTGAAAATCGGCAAAAATGTTCGTATCCACCGCGCGATTATTGACGATGGTATGATATTGCCAGATGGTAAGCAAATTGGTGTAGATCGTGAAGATGAGAGCGAAATCTTACTAATAACGAATGAGTCATTATAA
- a CDS encoding ATP-dependent nuclease → MTIEKFYLKNWRSIGKEGISLDLGRINVLSGVNDAGKTSVLLAFYSVLYNANSEYPNSYLDKHLHAKGSLHFDGNDSNKPYLEIISTFSELTFKELIENIVTEKIQIELALGRKLYNENMNIIKFKDEIMKKVKIKYSTQEMTPEYEEKWEVFCEFDNTPFLNNLKINIEKERTLIKVDCFFISTNRIYNIKEPINENDSLIINESKIDRQIYNITKLDNELSDMVNFIKKIKNEKNRNKGVYTKLLNYIKIIFPEVVRLDVNTPDGSVAEDIFVEWNINGIEKSQPLSRSGNGVFSVIYLAGRLLNDIKSDLTTIAFIDEPETGLHPKLQVRFLKLLRQLSEDFNVQWMLSTHSPFIMKNLKEEDRLFLLEHNGIESTVKNINPADKSIVFQAIGAYLPDTLTANGIIFVEGATESTILPIMLERLDIDIDQKGIVIMPLGGDNLYSIKPQELVKINSNVMVILDSDLVKPLSEGGNIISKKLEYENECISSDIKIVMPRNYRTIENMYPQSVLAQILDVPLEELNYGDFDKVDCIPDTSKVKIGIKVAEQITENEIKNFPLIKEILDWLD, encoded by the coding sequence ATGACTATAGAAAAATTTTACTTGAAAAATTGGAGATCTATAGGTAAGGAAGGAATAAGTCTAGATCTAGGTAGAATAAACGTATTGTCTGGAGTAAATGATGCAGGTAAAACATCAGTATTATTAGCCTTTTATTCAGTGCTTTATAATGCCAACAGTGAATATCCCAATTCTTATTTAGATAAACATCTTCATGCAAAAGGAAGTTTACATTTTGATGGAAATGATTCAAATAAACCTTATCTTGAAATAATATCTACTTTTTCTGAATTAACATTTAAAGAATTAATTGAAAATATAGTTACAGAAAAAATCCAAATAGAATTAGCTTTGGGAAGAAAATTATATAATGAAAATATGAATATCATAAAGTTTAAAGATGAGATTATGAAAAAAGTTAAAATAAAGTATTCAACCCAAGAAATGACACCAGAGTATGAAGAAAAATGGGAAGTTTTTTGCGAATTTGATAATACTCCATTCTTAAATAATTTGAAGATTAATATAGAAAAGGAGAGGACTTTAATAAAAGTTGATTGTTTTTTTATTTCTACTAATAGAATTTATAATATTAAAGAACCTATAAATGAAAATGATTCCCTAATAATTAATGAGAGTAAAATTGATAGGCAAATTTATAACATAACAAAGTTAGATAATGAACTTTCTGATATGGTAAATTTTATAAAAAAAATTAAAAATGAAAAAAATCGTAATAAAGGTGTTTATACTAAATTATTAAATTATATTAAAATTATTTTTCCAGAGGTGGTTCGCTTAGATGTGAATACACCTGATGGAAGTGTAGCAGAAGATATATTTGTCGAATGGAATATAAATGGGATTGAAAAATCTCAACCCCTTTCAAGAAGTGGTAATGGAGTTTTTAGTGTGATTTATTTGGCGGGTAGACTTTTAAATGATATCAAATCTGATTTGACTACAATAGCTTTTATAGATGAACCAGAGACCGGTTTACATCCTAAATTACAAGTAAGGTTTTTAAAGTTGCTTAGACAACTATCAGAAGATTTTAATGTACAATGGATGCTATCAACACATTCACCATTTATTATGAAAAATCTTAAAGAAGAAGATCGTTTATTTTTACTAGAACATAATGGAATAGAAAGTACTGTGAAAAATATTAATCCAGCAGATAAATCTATTGTTTTTCAAGCTATTGGAGCATATTTACCTGATACTTTAACAGCTAATGGTATTATATTTGTTGAAGGAGCAACAGAAAGTACTATACTTCCTATCATGTTAGAAAGATTAGATATAGATATTGATCAAAAAGGAATCGTAATTATGCCACTTGGTGGAGATAATCTATATTCAATTAAGCCACAAGAACTAGTAAAGATTAATTCTAACGTGATGGTTATACTAGATAGCGATTTAGTTAAGCCATTGAGTGAAGGCGGAAATATTATAAGTAAGAAATTAGAATATGAGAATGAGTGTATAAGTTCAGATATTAAGATTGTAATGCCACGAAATTATCGAACTATAGAGAATATGTATCCTCAATCTGTTTTGGCTCAAATATTAGATGTTCCGTTAGAAGAGTTAAACTATGGTGATTTCGATAAAGTAGATTGTATCCCAGATACAAGCAAAGTGAAAATAGGCATAAAAGTAGCAGAACAAATAACAGAAAATGAAATCAAAAATTTTCCTCTAATCAAAGAAATATTAGATTGGTTAGATTAA
- a CDS encoding helix-turn-helix domain-containing protein → MISYKKLQKLLIDREIKKQELVKMTGISSATMAKLNTNEYVSLEVIDKVCEALDCQPGDLLEYIEGKT, encoded by the coding sequence ATGATTAGTTATAAAAAATTACAAAAATTATTAATAGATCGAGAGATCAAAAAACAAGAACTGGTTAAAATGACAGGCATCTCATCTGCTACGATGGCAAAGTTAAATACGAATGAATATGTATCTTTAGAAGTGATTGATAAAGTCTGTGAAGCTTTAGATTGTCAGCCAGGGGATTTGTTAGAGTATATTGAAGGGAAGACATAA
- a CDS encoding glycogen/starch/alpha-glucan phosphorylase produces MFTSKESFKSIFQNNVVSKLGKPLEEVSSEDVYTILSRMIREFAGKEWAATNREFRDNEEKQVYYLSLEFLIGRLLGNNLLNMGVLEIVQEGLEDLGVSLSEIEEQEADAGLGNGGLGRLAACFMDSLASLGYAGHGCGIRYKYGLFEQKIVDGNQVELPDNWLQKGNEWEVRRDDRKVEVRFGGNVEVHEEAGELTFSLHDYEGVWAIPYDVPVIGYKGNRENSHMNTLRLWSAEPMREMASRGSSSGGNYYSYLDYNRSVESISEFLYPDDSQYAGRLLRLKQQYFLCSAGLQSILRTYDKLGLSYEELPKKIAIHINDTHPTLVIPELMRILLDEKGYGWDIAWEIVTKTVSYTNHTILSEALEKWPTHMVRELLPRVYMIIEEINARFCRLLMDKYPDDPDRVAHMAIIFDDQVKMAHLAIAGTHSINGVAALHTDILKHREMKNFYELYPDRFNNKTNGITHRRWLMHANPELSQLVSESIGTRWITHPQEMVGILKYSEDASFQERAAKIKLNNKQKLATYIEQKYDVKVNTDSIFDVQVKRLHAYKRQFLNILHIIHLYHQIKEMPSLDIVPRTFIFGAKAAPSYYLAKSTIKLINSVANVVNNDPDVKDKLNVFFLENYSVSLAEKIIPAADVSEQISTASKEASGTGNMKFMMNGALTVGTMDGANVEMHEMLGDNNMFIFGLNADQVMDYYQHGGYNARDIYNSDSRIQEVMNQLIERGPFTNHNNEFDILYRSILDMNDEYFVLKDFSAYTEAHVQIDLAYRNRKEWLKKSIHNIGHSGKFSSDLTIGQYASEIWKIKPVDRG; encoded by the coding sequence TTGTTTACGAGCAAAGAGTCATTCAAAAGCATATTTCAGAATAATGTAGTTTCCAAGTTGGGAAAACCGTTGGAAGAAGTATCAAGTGAAGATGTATATACGATTTTGAGTCGGATGATCCGAGAATTTGCCGGTAAGGAATGGGCAGCAACCAACCGCGAATTTCGAGATAATGAGGAAAAACAAGTCTATTATCTATCTCTTGAATTTCTAATAGGTCGTCTACTAGGTAACAATCTACTCAATATGGGTGTTCTTGAAATTGTGCAAGAAGGTCTGGAAGACTTAGGGGTATCTCTTTCTGAAATAGAAGAACAAGAAGCAGACGCAGGACTAGGTAATGGTGGTCTTGGTCGTCTGGCTGCTTGTTTTATGGATTCATTAGCTTCTCTTGGATATGCAGGACATGGTTGCGGGATTCGTTATAAATACGGTCTATTTGAACAAAAAATAGTTGATGGTAATCAGGTAGAATTACCGGATAACTGGCTGCAAAAAGGAAACGAATGGGAAGTTCGTCGTGATGACCGCAAAGTGGAAGTTCGCTTTGGCGGTAATGTAGAAGTTCATGAAGAAGCAGGAGAGCTTACTTTTTCACTTCATGATTATGAAGGGGTATGGGCTATTCCTTACGATGTTCCTGTTATTGGGTACAAAGGGAACAGAGAGAATTCGCATATGAATACACTTCGTCTATGGAGCGCAGAACCAATGCGTGAAATGGCAAGTCGTGGTTCTTCTTCAGGCGGTAACTATTACAGCTATCTGGATTACAATCGTTCGGTTGAATCGATCTCCGAATTTTTGTATCCGGATGATTCTCAATATGCTGGACGACTATTGCGATTGAAGCAACAGTATTTCCTTTGTTCTGCTGGTCTGCAAAGCATTTTACGTACGTATGACAAATTAGGGCTTAGCTATGAAGAGCTACCGAAAAAGATAGCGATTCATATCAATGATACACATCCTACATTGGTCATTCCTGAATTGATGCGTATTTTGCTGGATGAAAAAGGATATGGATGGGATATAGCTTGGGAGATTGTAACTAAGACTGTATCGTACACCAACCATACGATTTTGAGCGAAGCCTTAGAAAAATGGCCAACTCATATGGTGCGTGAACTGTTACCGCGTGTGTATATGATTATCGAAGAGATCAATGCTCGTTTTTGCCGTCTGCTTATGGATAAATATCCAGACGATCCAGATCGTGTAGCGCATATGGCTATTATTTTCGACGATCAGGTTAAAATGGCACATCTAGCGATAGCCGGTACTCATAGTATTAACGGTGTAGCCGCATTGCATACCGATATTTTGAAGCATCGTGAGATGAAAAATTTCTACGAGCTGTATCCAGATCGGTTCAACAACAAAACAAATGGTATTACTCATCGTCGCTGGTTAATGCATGCGAATCCTGAGTTATCACAGTTAGTGAGTGAATCGATAGGTACGCGTTGGATTACTCATCCGCAAGAAATGGTCGGCATTTTGAAATACAGTGAAGATGCAAGCTTTCAAGAGCGCGCTGCTAAGATCAAGCTCAATAATAAGCAAAAATTGGCGACATATATTGAACAAAAATATGATGTCAAAGTGAATACGGATTCGATCTTTGATGTACAAGTCAAACGTCTGCATGCGTATAAACGACAATTTTTGAATATTCTTCATATTATCCATTTGTACCATCAGATTAAAGAAATGCCATCACTGGATATAGTGCCACGTACTTTTATTTTTGGAGCCAAAGCGGCACCGAGTTATTATTTAGCGAAAAGTACGATCAAACTGATTAACAGTGTAGCCAATGTAGTGAATAATGATCCTGATGTGAAAGACAAGCTGAATGTCTTTTTCTTAGAAAATTATTCCGTTTCTTTAGCTGAAAAGATTATTCCTGCTGCGGACGTGAGCGAGCAAATCTCTACCGCTAGTAAAGAAGCCTCCGGTACAGGAAATATGAAATTTATGATGAATGGTGCTCTAACTGTAGGTACAATGGATGGTGCTAACGTAGAAATGCATGAAATGTTAGGCGATAATAACATGTTTATTTTCGGACTGAATGCAGATCAAGTGATGGACTATTATCAACATGGTGGCTACAATGCACGCGATATTTACAACAGTGATTCACGGATTCAAGAAGTCATGAATCAACTGATTGAGCGTGGCCCATTTACTAATCATAATAATGAATTTGATATTTTGTACCGTTCGATTCTCGATATGAATGATGAGTATTTTGTACTCAAAGATTTCTCAGCCTATACGGAAGCGCATGTTCAGATTGATCTCGCTTACCGTAATCGTAAAGAGTGGCTCAAAAAATCGATTCATAACATCGGACATTCTGGTAAATTCTCTAGTGATCTGACAATAGGGCAATACGCGTCAGAGATTTGGAAAATCAAACCTGTGGATCGTGGGTAA
- the glgD gene encoding glucose-1-phosphate adenylyltransferase subunit GlgD has protein sequence MKGFVGVINLDHELDQLNELTYFRCGAAVPFGGRYRLIDFALSNMMYAGMEDIALFVRRKYRSLMDHLGEGRPWDLDRKRGGLFILPPDWHDPTDTSLGDLQHIHNNMDYFHRSSGDIVVNSGTQHVNKVDFNEVYKYHKEKGADVTVVYKKVAELEPEHGPCRRVEVDENGYVSGIHHERDHNNIYLEIFIMDKALYLDQVRYSIAHGKSYFFRDVIQHNPNGLKIAAYEYTGYNAVINSVESYYKNSLALLNPDNYMKLFHEKPVQTKIKYEAPTKYLESAKVTNSLLANGCIIGGEVENSILFRGVKVEKGARVVNSVILQKCTIEAGAVLENVILDKDVHISGDRTLIGDVKKPYVTAKSTSV, from the coding sequence ATGAAGGGCTTCGTAGGAGTTATCAACCTGGATCATGAATTAGACCAACTAAATGAATTAACATATTTCCGTTGCGGTGCAGCCGTTCCATTTGGTGGACGCTATCGTCTAATCGATTTTGCTTTGTCAAATATGATGTATGCAGGTATGGAAGATATTGCTCTATTTGTTCGTCGTAAATATCGTTCTTTAATGGATCATTTGGGTGAAGGCAGACCGTGGGACTTGGATCGTAAACGGGGCGGACTCTTCATCTTGCCACCAGATTGGCATGATCCAACCGATACTTCACTTGGAGATCTGCAACATATTCATAATAATATGGATTATTTCCATCGCAGTTCTGGTGATATTGTTGTGAATAGCGGCACCCAACATGTGAACAAAGTAGATTTTAATGAAGTCTACAAATATCACAAAGAAAAAGGTGCAGATGTTACGGTTGTCTACAAAAAAGTAGCAGAGTTGGAGCCAGAACATGGCCCTTGTCGTCGTGTAGAAGTAGATGAGAATGGCTATGTATCAGGTATTCATCATGAGCGTGATCATAACAATATTTATCTAGAAATCTTTATTATGGATAAAGCTCTGTATTTGGATCAAGTTCGTTACTCGATTGCTCATGGTAAGAGCTATTTCTTCCGTGATGTGATTCAACATAACCCGAATGGTCTTAAAATCGCCGCTTATGAATATACAGGCTACAATGCAGTGATTAATTCAGTGGAAAGCTACTACAAAAATAGTCTAGCTTTACTTAACCCTGATAACTACATGAAGTTATTTCATGAGAAACCTGTGCAAACGAAGATTAAATACGAAGCACCGACCAAGTATCTGGAAAGTGCTAAAGTGACTAATTCTTTATTAGCAAACGGATGTATTATTGGCGGAGAAGTGGAAAACAGTATTTTATTCCGCGGTGTTAAAGTCGAAAAAGGCGCACGTGTTGTCAATTCAGTTATTTTACAGAAATGTACGATTGAAGCAGGCGCTGTATTGGAAAATGTGATCTTGGATAAAGATGTTCATATTTCAGGAGATCGTACATTGATCGGTGATGTGAAAAAACCATATGTTACAGCGAAGAGCACTTCCGTCTAA